A segment of the Candidatus Brevundimonas phytovorans genome:
GAGTCGGCGCGGCTGACCCGCCGAGCCCTTCCCTGGCCAACCAGCCGGGGGCTTTCTTCAGTGCAGCTTGAGGCGCCCAGAGACACGGCGGTGGAACAACCGGCTCAGGGCCAGCAGCACGGTTCTGCGCAGACCGACGACAACCCGGTGGTGCTCGAGGTGAAGAGCCATGTAGGCCCAACGCGCGAGAAGTCCCTCGATCAGGAAGTCGGGGCCGACGAGTCCGCCCATCAGCGAGCCCAGCCCATGACCCGGGCCGAGGGAGATGAGGGAGCCCTTGTCGCGGTATCGATAGGGTCCGGGATCCCCGGGCCGCGTCAGGGCTCTCGCCAGGTAGGCGGCCTCCTGGGATGCGGCCTGGGCCCTGGCCGGAACGGGGCGTCCATCAGGCCCCGGCGCCTCTGCGCAGTCGCCCATGGCGTAGACGCCGGAAGCGGAGGTGCGGAGGCGATCGTCCACGACGAACTGGTTGAGACGCCCCGTGGCCAGGCCGAAGGTCCTGTTGATCTCGGCCGCCTTCACCCCGGCGGCCCAGACAATCAGGTCGGCCGGAATCTCGCCGGCGCCGGTCTCCAGCCCGTCGGCTCGGACGCGCGTCACCCGCGCCCCGACGACGAGCCGGACGCCGCGCGCCCGCAAGGCCCGGGCCGCCTTGTCGGCGACCGTCTGGGGAAGACCGCCGAGTATGCGCGGCGCGGCCTCCGCCACCGTCACCTCCAGCGTGAAACGCTCGGTGGGGTCGAGCGCCGCCGACAGGACCCCATGTCCTTCCAGAAGCTCCGTGGCGAGTTCGACCCCCGTCGCGCCGGCCCCGACGATGGCGATCCTGAGCAGACGGCGACCGTCATAGGCGGATGACAGGAAGAGCGCGGCGAGCCGCCGGTGAAAGGCTTCCGCGTCCCCCACGTCCTCGAGCAGACAGGCGTGTTCCGCCGCGCCGGGCGTGTCGAACAGATGGCTCCCGGCGCCCGTAGCCAGAACCAGGCATTCGAAATCCAGCGACCGCGCCCCGATCAGCAGGGCGCCGTCGACGTCCCGCGTTTCAGCCAGACGAAGGCGGCGCGCGACGGGGTCGAGGCCTTCGACCTCGCCCAGCATGAACCTGAAATGATTGCGACGCGCGAGCATCAGATAGTCGAGGCCTTCCTGCCTCGAGTCCAGCGAGCCGGCCGCGACTTCATGAAGGGAGGGTTTCCACAGATGAAAGACCGCCCGGTCTATGAGGAGCACTTTCCGGGGCCCTTCGTGGGGGCCCAGCCGGCGTCCGAGAAGGGCGGCCAGCTCCAGGCCGCCTGCGCCGCCGCCCACGATCACGATCTGGTTCTGCATCCTGAATCAATTCCCGCCTCCCGCAGGGGTTGCCAAAGTTCCAGAGCGCCGCCTGCCCGCCTGGATCTATCGGGTTTCCCCAAACCCCGTCCTCCGCCAGTGACCAAAAGAGGACTCTGGGCGCCGGGGCGCGGACGATTGGCTTTCAATATCGTCCCTGGTTCCGAAAGAAGGAGGTTCTGAACATGCTTGCCGAGCTCCGCTATCTCGACAGCCGTTTCAAGGACCATCTTGAATCGGAGACGGGCGCGGACCGCCCCGCCGAACTCTGCCGGCTGTTCGCCATGGTCT
Coding sequences within it:
- a CDS encoding FAD-dependent oxidoreductase codes for the protein MQNQIVIVGGGAGGLELAALLGRRLGPHEGPRKVLLIDRAVFHLWKPSLHEVAAGSLDSRQEGLDYLMLARRNHFRFMLGEVEGLDPVARRLRLAETRDVDGALLIGARSLDFECLVLATGAGSHLFDTPGAAEHACLLEDVGDAEAFHRRLAALFLSSAYDGRRLLRIAIVGAGATGVELATELLEGHGVLSAALDPTERFTLEVTVAEAAPRILGGLPQTVADKAARALRARGVRLVVGARVTRVRADGLETGAGEIPADLIVWAAGVKAAEINRTFGLATGRLNQFVVDDRLRTSASGVYAMGDCAEAPGPDGRPVPARAQAASQEAAYLARALTRPGDPGPYRYRDKGSLISLGPGHGLGSLMGGLVGPDFLIEGLLARWAYMALHLEHHRVVVGLRRTVLLALSRLFHRRVSGRLKLH